The following are encoded together in the Fusarium keratoplasticum isolate Fu6.1 chromosome 1, whole genome shotgun sequence genome:
- a CDS encoding RING-type domain-containing protein, with protein MDPMDPMDYIMHNPRSSGHYDPVHSASNHWMSHSHNSPSYPWQTQNPSLPQSYPHHPLQPAPGSGPDPFQLGHHHGGILPPMLGLPHPHAFPESMPGAISPRPSGRHQTYHRSAMPPPVAPVASGTGAHSRDGAFANQIPGRPLSFQPPAGLGIPPPGAGAGAAPEPNSQQQQQQRPPFLASEPPTNNFGQHNNNSPHFVPVPVPVPLPPHPYMSTPPPRRGHFSSASTSSRTVFRDIPSPTRPSPPSSGFRRSHHTRQRRPTSTRIMSSEPGREDDDDAARHVYFEHGMYSPGGSDSSAEANEETVLRHMQLMRGAVSTKMVASKSTLRSLESVKIEDIPEGDRSCVICYGDYGVESPEGVRESPLRLPKCGHIFGDHCIKTWLDQSDSCPYCRDKLHSEPKQHTSASTRAFMSLMRSQGLHVSSRATANPDDILARAMVMSYGMGGRNGSPSRQPVTAGRRSPPSDAGERQRRTRARHDNGHTRELRPLSGGHSRAVHFDTPSQRAAPGAPLIGHSFVHHWDEMSPMERRQQWTNERDQMSNGRLNGPPNSTSTTTTDAPGEASTPTSTISMSALSPLAPMYQPQGMFIGATDRHPLGTAPSHDLPLLEIRNPPPQAQAGPASGGNENANPSLATPQDLPGPIQGNSNRSW; from the exons ATGGATCCCATGGATCCCATGGACTATATAATGCACAACCCTCGGTCTTCTGGCCACTACGATCCCGTACACTCGGCTTCGAACCATTGGATGTCTCACTCACACAACTCACCTTCTTACCCATGGCAGACGCAGAATCCAAGCTTGCCTCAGAGCTATCCTCACCACCCGTTGCAGCCTGCACCCGGCTCCGGCCCGGATCCGTTCCAGCTCGGTCACCATCATGGAGGCATCTTGCCGCCAATGCTGGGCCTGCCGCATCCCCATGCGTTTCCAGAAAGCATGCCGGGGGCCATATCTCCGCGACCGAGTGGACGACATCAGACCTACCATCGCAGCGCCATGCCACCCCCCGTAGCGCCGGTCGCTTCCGGCACGGGTGCTCACAGCCGTGATGGAGCCTTTGCAAACCAAATTCCCGGCCGGCCATTGAGTTTTCAGCCGCCTGCAGGCCTGGGTATTCCACCGCCAGGTGCAGGTGCAGGTGCAGCTCCGGAGCCTAATtcacagcagcaacagcaacagcgcCCGCCGTTTCTCGCATCAGAACCTCCGACAAACAACTTCGGCcaacacaacaacaactccCCTCACTTCGTGCCCGTACCCGTGCCTGTGCCTCTCCCCCCTCACCCTTACatgtcaacaccaccaccgcgTCGGGGTCACTTTTCGTCGGCTTCCACTTCTTCAAGGACTGTCTTTCGTGACATACCTTCTCCTACCA GGCCATCCCCTCCTTCGTCTGGTTTCCGCAGATCTCACCACACACGCCAGCGCAGACCAACATCCACTCGTATCATGTCGTCGGAGCCTGGGCgggaagacgatgacgacgctGCCCGGCATGTGTATTTCGAGCATGGCATGTACAGCCCGGGCGGGTCAGATTCCTCTGCTGAGGCAAACGAAGAAACAGTCCTCCGTCACATGCAACTCATGAGAGGTGCTGTTAGTACCAAGATGGTGGCATCCAAGTCGACGTTGCGATCTCTCGAAAGTGTTAAGATTGAAGATATCCCGGAAGGAGACCGAA GCTGTGTCATTTGCTACGGCGATTATGGCGTCGAAAGTCCTGAGGGTGTTCGCGAGTCGCCCCTCCGTCTTCCAAAATGCGGACATATCTTCGGAGACCACTGCATCAAAACGTGGCTTGATCAGTCAGATAGTTGCCCATATTGCCGTGACAAGCTGCATTCAGAACCCAAACAGCACACCAGCGCTTCTACGCGCGCCTtcatgagcttgatgaggtcgCAGGGACTCCACGTTTCGTCAAG GGCAACCGCTAATCCAGACGACATCTTGGCCAGAGCGATGGTAATGTCTTATGGGATGGGGGGCAGAAACGGATCCCCTTCGCGACAGCCTGTCACGGCTGGACGAAGATCACCACCAAGTGATGCGGGCGAACGACAACGTCGAACCAGAGCCCGACACGACAACGGACACACTCGCGAGTTGAGGCCACTGTCGGGAGGCCATAGCCGTGCTGTCCATTTCGACACGCCCTCGCAGCGCGCTGCTCCGGGTGCACCCTTGATCGGCCACTCGTTCGTGCACCACTGGGACGAGATGTCGCCGATGGAGCGACGGCAACAATGGACCAATGAACGGGATCAAATGTCGAATGGTCGGTTGAATGGTCCCCCGAATAGcacctcaacaacaaccacgGATGCGCCCGGAGAGGCATCGACTCCCACATCTACCATCTCAATGTCTGCTCTCTCGCCATTAGCACCAATGTACCAACCACAGGGAATGTTCATAGGCGCCACAGACAGACACCCTCTTGGGACGGCGCCATCTCATGATCTGCCGCTCCTGGAGATTCGGAACCCGCCACCACAGGCGCAAGCTGGCCCGGCTTCGGGAGGTAACGAGAACGCAAACCCCTCCTTGGCTACGCCGCAGGATCTACCTGGACCTATCCAGGGCAACAGTAATCGGTCTTGGTAG